CCATCGTAATTGACTGAAGGAAGGTTGACTTTCCGAATCCTGGGCTTGCAAATACCGCCAAATGACCGTCTTTAGAAAAGTTTATGGAAAGTGGTTCTTGTGCTTGCATTTCCGGTATGTCTAGTAATCCTATTGTTGCATCAAGCGGTTTTTTCTCCTCGTACCAAGCCGTCACATAACTGACCTCGTGCAAGTCTGGAAGAAAGATTTTTTCTTCCAATGGAGGTAACCAAGGTTTCGGTAGCTGCTCAATTTTCTGTGCCGTTGTATATTGGTCGATATAGTCAATGACAGCATCAAGCTCTGTTGGAATCATTTCAATTTCTTTTTTATTCCCAAAACCACTTAAGTCTTCTGACAAAATATCATATTGACCCAAATCATTAATGGCGTAGACAGTTGTATCTACTAACTCTTGGTCTTCTTTTTCAGGAATATAATCTGCCCCGCTCCATGCGCTTTGAAATAGTTCATAGATTTCGTTATTCCCGACTTGTAAATAGGCCCGGCCAGGCAATGTAATTTCTGCTGCATCGGGTGTTTTTAATATTTCATTGGAGTCGCTCGCGTCTTGAACTTTAAGTGCCAGTTTGAACTTAGAGTTCGACCATATTTGGTCATCGACGACACCGCTTGGCTTTTGTGTCGCTAGAATTAAGTGAATCCCAAGTGAACGACCAATACGGGCTGTTGAGACAAGCTCTTTCATGAAATCGGGTTGCTCTGATTTAAGTTCGGCGAATTCATCGGAGATTAAAAATAAATGCGGCATTGGTTCGCTCGCTTCGCCTTGTTTAAAGAGCTTCTGGTATTGATTGATATGGTTGACGTCATGTTCTCCAAATAGGCGTTGTCGCTTTTGCAATTCCGCTTTAATAGACGCTAATGCACGCATCGATTGTGCGCCGTCCAGGTTCGTAATCGTTCCCATTAAATGCGGTAAATCTTTAAATAAGTTCGCCATTCCGCCGCCTTTATAGTCAATAAGGAGAAACCCGACTTCATAAGGGTGGAAGTTCACCGCGAGAGAAATAATATAACTTTGAATGATTTCTGATTTACCGGATCCAGTTGTCCCTGCCACCAAACCATGTGGTCCATGGGCTTTTTCGTGTAAATTCAAGTTGACAAGATCATTTTTTCCGCGTAACCCTAATGGAACCGCTAGACTTTTATAGGTTTCGTTTCGTGCCCAGCGCACGGCTAGTCCAAGTTCTTCTACTTTTTCTACGCCGTACATTTCAAGGAATGTCACGCTTTCTGGAATCGAGTTTTTCAGGCTTTGTAAATGATTCAGCGGTGCTAATGCTCTTGAAACGTCTTCTTTATTGAAACCTGTAGGAAAATGGTCGAGCGTGAAATTACGATTGACGAGTTCGGCTTGTTCTAAAATGATATTCCCGTTTTTCGCATCACGAATATCGATCACGGTCTTCACATGCTCCGGCAGTGATTGCATTACTTCTTGAACAAACACCAGTGAAACACCAAGTTCGGTCGGGTCTTCATTGAAAAACTCCATGACAATATGATCTAATATCATTTTTTCATCTGTTATCAAGACTACATAATGAGGTGAAAAATACATTTTTTCGTTTTTATTCCCTTTTTCATCAATGCCTTGCTTTCGTTCTTTCAGGATTTGATAGAATGAGTTTAGTACTTGATCACGGGAACGTTCATGGTAAACAAATCCTCGAACATTAGTCGCCTGAATGCTTGCATGAGGCAACCAGCGCATCCAATCCCATTCCGCCTTCTCTTCTTCTGGAAATATCGTGATGAATTGTAGGTCGTGGTAACTATGGAATAACGCCGTTTGCATAACCAATAATTGTAATTGTTCCAATACAAGACCGCGTTGGCCGATATAACCAACCGGACCATTCACTAAATCCGTCACGATGGGAACATCTACTAATCTCAAATATTGCGAACGAAGATCACGTGCCGCATCCACCAGTTCATCTTTTTCTAGCGTAAATTCCTCATCACTGAAATCGAGTTCAAAACTCGAATCGATTTGACCTAAACCCACACGATACGTTAAAAAATCATGATGAAACATTGTCTTTTCATACGTTCGCGCATGGACGCTTAATGCCATGTCTCGTATTTTTTCGATTTTAGGATAGTGATAGTTCAGCGCGTGACGTTGCTCTTCACTCGCGCTATATAATTCCTTTGTTTTTGTCTTTATATATTCACGGTATTTAACATCGCGTTCCTTTGTATCGATACGGTATTGTTTCAAACTTTTCACATAGGCCATTATTGAATAAATGACCGTAACGACCGTCATCGAAAGCATAACCAGTATAAAAATTCCATTCGCTCTAAAAAACGACACAAGTATCATTGCAGCGATCATAACAAGTGGCGGAACAATCATGCGTCCAAGCTGTTCACTCGGCTTGGACGGCTTGCTAGACGGTTTTGCAATAGCGATTTTCTCTTCAGGCTCACGGTATATAATCCGCGGAGAGCGATGAAAATCGGGATAATCCTCACCAAACTCGTTTGCTTTTTCCATCAGTCGGGCTAATTTTGTTGTCACGTGATTTTCGCCTGCAAGAAATTGTATGTCATCGCTACCGATTTGAATGAGCACACCATCTACATAAAGCTGGTCGCCTGGTTCAAGCATCACACTTCCAATTACAAGAGAGTGGTTATGATATACTCGGCCGCTGAATACTTTTAGTTCATATGCCTCTTCAAGTTGTGTACGACTGAATAAGAAATCGACAGTGCTGTTCTGGATTTTCACTTCATCATAATCATTTGGACCGAACGTTAAATTATAAGTTGAAGCAATGTCATAAATTGCCCACTCATTTGCTTCAAGTAAATAAAAGTTCATATCATAACTTGAAACATCTTTTGTTACCTGGTCGTTCGGCTTCAATAGTTCTTCTCCAAGAAAACAAGATTCCCCGTCCCATTTTATCGAAAGTTGAGTTTCCATACCTAAAAAGGTCACAGTGTCGGACCAATTACCGCCAACTGTCACCGACTTTGATTCGCCTGATGGCAGTTGGATTTTATGAAGTTCTTTTTTATAGTTAAGCATTAATATGTGTTGTGCCATCTTGCTCTTCCTCCTCAACCAAATCATTACTCATCTGTCTTGTCTATATCGTCTGATTCAGGCTTGTCTGGTTCAGTTTCTTCTTCAACATCCCCCGGTTCATAGTCAGACTCTGGATTAGCTAAGTTTTCTTCAGGTTTCAGATTATATTGTTCTTGGTAATTTTCACGTTGCTCTTTTAATGCTTTAACCTGCTCTTCACGTTCAGAACCCGTTATATTCGGATTACTATTGACTTGCTCGGTTTGTTTGAATAGACCATATATAATCAAGACTGGATCATCCATATATTTTGCCAAATCCATGGATTCTTCAAGTTTTCCGCGACCATTGTAAATCCAGTACAATAAATAATTACTGTCGCTCTTCAAACTAATATTTTTCATAATGACTGACTTTTCAGCATCATTTAAATCCTCTACATCAATGTAGGAATAAGCAAGTATGTATTTTGTAGAGTTCGGTAATTTCTCAGCTTTTTGCCCTTCTAAATCACTAATTACTTTTCCATAATCCGATGCAAGAAAATCATGATGCGCGGCTAATAGTTTGTTTTGATATGGCATTTTAACAAAGCTGAAATAAGCGAGTGGAGCGGTAAGTATGAGCGATAATGCAATCATCATAATTGAAAGTTGCTTAAAAAGACGAAACTGTTTTTTCGGCACAAGTTGCATGGTTTGTTCGGTTGTCTTTTGTTCAATTTCATAATTTTCTTCTAAAAACCTTATAAGTGCGGAAACATCTGCAATTCCAACAACTTTGCGCTCGAATTCAGTTTCAATCGCATTGCTTATTGAGCCATTGTACAGTTCGTCAAAAGTATACTTTTTTGAAAAAAGTGCAATCGCCAGACATTTATACTGATGAAGAAATTTTGAAGAGTCATTTGTATACGGCGGCACTAAATCGCGAATGCCCCGATAAATGATAGAGGGAATAAGATTATCATTAAATACTAGATTTTCTGGGTGAAGAAAAAATGTCGTTCGCGTAGGCAAACATTCTTGAAATCTACCTACATTGCATAATGCACGCAATTTGTCGTTGCGCCCAAGCTTTTCTATATCTGCCCACTTCTTCAGTTTTTCATTTACTGTATATGAAAAAACATATGAATCCTGTTCTTCTTCTACTGCAGCAGGCACAAAAAAATCTGTTCGTTCTGTCATTAGCGCTAGTTGTCGAAAATCCTTAATAGACGTCTGCGATTTCGCGAGACGTAACTTCCAAATATCTTTTTCTATTTCAAACTGATAAGTCATCGACTCAAGTTCGATTGTTTTTTCGTTCATTTCCAAAACCCCTTTATGATAATTAAGCAGTTATAAAACGATTAATATATCGCCGTCTGTCACTTGATAGTCTAATAACCGATCATCATCCGTTAATAGTAAGTTTTTTGTTGGTATTTTAATGGCACATAGCGAGGCCTTTGCAGGGTCCAGCTTTAATGTATCAACTAAATTCATCAATAACTGTTTGATTGGTTGGTGCACCGGAATACGTAAATCGTATTCCGGCTCGCCCCAATTGCCAAAATCAACAGTCACATTTATATGCGTATCGTTTGGCATGTTTAACTCCCTTTCACTCCACCATTTTTCTCATAACAGCAAATATGCCGCCGCATAGGAGAACGACCATCCCGATTAATGAAGAAAACAATGTGTTACCCATTATTCCACTGTCACTTTCATGTAGATCGCCATTAGCCACAGACGCCTTAGGGACTGTGTAATCACTGGCGAATAATGTTTTCATTATTTCTTGCGTCGAGATGTCGGGCTCTTGCTCAGTAGCAAAAATCATTTGCCTTAAGTCATCAGCTTCCTGATCTAATTCTTTTTGCCTTTCTTCAATCACTGTTTGTGTTTCTTCACTAAACAAGTGAGGAAGACTTTTCTCAAGTTCCGTCATTTTATCCACCTGCGATTTCGACTTTCCATCTTTCCCGATGCGCTCGGTTTGAAACCGTAATTTACCACTAGGACTGGACGGCTCCTCGGCAGGAGAACTGATCGGCAACATCACAAAGAACCCTACAAGTAGAACGACGAACATACTACAGTCCTTCAGCAACTCCCTCATCAATAATCCCCTCTTTCTTTGCAAAGCGCACAACAAATAAATTAGCAACTAGTGCCAGTACGGCCAAAGCAATGAGGATGAAAATAATTCCCTGGTATTCAGTCAGACCTGTGAATAGCGATTCAATATATTGCAGTGGTGAATACTTACGTATTGTGGATGCTAACGATAACTTATTAAAGTCGGATCCAAGTGCTTCTGTTGAAAACAAATACAAACTCAGCACGATTAATAACAAGAACATCCCAACCATTTTTAATTGTCTTAATAGATAAGTCGCTACTAAGAGCATTGCAAGCATAGCCAGTACGACGATCGCAACCCACAATAAAAACTTATCCGAAGCAATATTTAATAAGTTACCTGATACAATCCCTATGACTAAACCTTCCACAAGGCCAATACTTGCGGTAATCAAAGTGATTGGCATGTTCCCGCCAACTAACGTGTTTTCCCCTTCAAATGAATCCTTTTGCATACGTTTTCTATCATTCGTCGAAATTGCATACGCAGTAAATAACGACACGATAAAGCAAATTAAGACGAGGAAGTAGGGTGGTAATGAATTCCCGGTCGAAATCACCCCGGCATTTTTTGATTCAACAGGGTTTGACAAAAAGCTATAAAGATTTTCGTTTGGCCTGTCCCCGATTCGGCTGTTTTCAAGCACGCCTGCAAAGTTATCTGCAAAGCTCTGATTTTCGATTAACTTATCCGTCATATTCGTAGCCAATGTGTCGGCTTCGGTAACCAAAGTCGCACCGCTCTCTTGGATAAGTTTTGCCTGATTATCAATCGTGTCAAATGTTTGGTATACCCCATCCGCAGATTGTAGATTACCTTTTGCTTGTTCGGCTAGCGATTGGCTTCCTGATAATAAGGACGAGAACTGGCCATCTAATGAAATAAGTGTCGCCTGCTCTTCGTTTTTATTTGAAGCAATGGCTTCTTGTTCTTCTAGCAACGCAATACTTGCTTCACGCCATTCCATCAATTCACCTAGTGTTTTTTCCAACGCGCCATTCATCACATGCGCCTGTTCTGTCGTGTCATTTAAAATAGCTGTCATCTCTTGCGAATTACGATCGGCATCCGCTACGAGAGCGCTATACGCGTTAATTCCACTTTGTAGTCCTTCTACTTGTTCGCGAACTTGAGCTGTGATGTGTCCTTTAATATTTCCTACTACGTAATCTGTTAATAATTCAACGATGTCTTTTTTATTGAACAAATAATAGAGTGACGCATCTTTATTCGCTGCTAATTTCTCTAAACTATTTTCTGCCAGGTCCTGAATCAGTTTTGGACTTTCCATATCAAGACCAAAGTAAACACCATATAACATGAGCGTTTTTTGATATTCCCTAACTGTATTTGCAGTAGCCCCAATCACTTTTTTAGTAGCATCATCTGTAAGTGGCGACAGAACTTTATGGGTGATGTAGTTGTCTTTGATTGTTACTGGCTCCGGTTTTATTGGCGTTGCTGGAACTAATGGAACTAACGGAACTGCTGGTTCCTCTGTTTCCGTTAAAACCTCCTGATCCGCTGAATCCGTTCCAATACTTTCATCAGTATCTTTATTTTCCGGAACAATATTTTCTTCGATTTGACCTTCGTCATTATTTTCAGTGCCGGCCGTTTCTTCGGTAGAGTCCGGAGCCGGAGTTACAGGTTCTTCCGGTTTTATTGGATCCCCTGGCTCTACTGGGTCCTCAGGATCTGGTTCGGGTTCTGGCTCGGGTTCCGGCTCTGGCTCTGGCAGGTCGAGCTCTCCAGTATCCATTTGATGCAACTTCCAACTCCATGTAACCGGTTGGAAAACATCAATGTCACTGCCCGCATCTCCCTTTAATTTAAGAACGACTCGAACAGCAAATTTATCTGCGGAGGTGGCTTGTAGCCTAATTCTTTTATATTTTTGATAGGTTCTCGTATAGTTACGTTCACTTTTACCGGGTAATGTTAAAAATACGCCTGCAACTTCATAGGCGTCAGGAATGGCTAGTGTAAATTCTTGTCCCCATTTTTTGGTTGCTGGTATTTGAACGGAGTCCGTCACCACTACGCCCTTTTCCATCAAATGTTTTTTGATTTCTTGTATTTGATTGGCAAGCGGCACACTATTTTTAGGTTGAACCGGTGTCTCGACAAATTCTTTATTATACTTATTTGTGACAGCAATAACGTTATTCAATTGCGTCAAGCTTGTTTCAGATAAACCTAAGCCTTCAAGGTCTTTAGGAGTTAGCGTTGGCAATTTAGCGATTTGCCGCCTCAAAGTTTCATGCAAATTATTATCGGGTTGCTGAAAAAGATTAGTTAAATTTATATCCTTGCCATCAAATGAATCGGCAAAGGCAGTTTTTAAACGTCCAGCTACTTTTTTATCTAACTCAGACTCTAGCGTCTCTTTTAAATCTGCATTAAATCCACTTAACTTTTCATTTGTCGCTTTAAAATATTGTTGAATTGCGGAAGCTTCTGAAAGGATAGTAGCTTTTCCGCTCTCTTCATTTCTTTTTTGAAATTGATCATAAATCGCTTTATTCGCTAGTTCCAAGTTTTGTAGTTGTTGAAGAAGTTCATGATTATGCATGCCACTATCCAAGCTGTGAAGTTGATTTGAAAAATCTTTTAGTGAAACCGTATTTAGTTCATGCATGTTCGATAAGTCATTAAAAACAGTCAAATAGTCTTCATTTGAATTCACGTCATCCTGTAAGGCATCTTCAAATGCAAGCAAGATTTCTTTTAGACCATCAAAACTGTCTTTTGATACTTGTGTATTATCTTGGATGTTTTCAAATTGCGAAGTATATTGCATTAGAGGACTATGTACCGCTTTTTTATAAGTACTCGTATAAACTGCTTCTTTCTCCACGATTGTACCAATATTTTTCTGCGCATCTTGTAAATTACCAATGACACTAGCAAAATAGACATCAATAATACGACGGTTAAAGTCCCCTAAAATAGCGCCTGCGGTTTTTTCCGCTTCTGCTACGACATCTTTATTTCCAGTTGCGTTAATTTTATAATTTAGATTGATTTTTTCAGGAAATTCATCTTCTATTGATAAGGCCTTTTCGGAGAAGTCTTTTGGAATAACAATCATCATATTATAGGCATTATTCCCAAAACCGTTTTCAGCAACGCCCCGGCTCACGACATACCAATCGTGTGTTGGATCACTTTCGATACTTTTAATGAATTCACGACCAAAATCAACTGCTTCACCATCGAATGTTGCGCCTTGATCTTCATTGACAATGGCCACGGTCATTTTCAAAACCTCATTGTCAGCTTTACCGGCAGTTGATTGGTGGAGAGCTAAGTATGTAATTCCTCCGGAGAGGACGAGCACCATAACAAGAAACAATAAAACCTTACGCTCAATTCTTTTCATTTCCAATTTACCCCCGCTTATTCTTCTTTTTCTTGGATTATAATGAACAAAAGCCACACAACAATAGTTGCGTGGCTCGTTGTTAGACTAACTTCGTAAAATGCCTTTAAATCTTCGTATATTTTTCTACCTAAATTTACTTAGCGAAGCCCAAAGTTACGTGATAACTCTTCGTCTTGTCGAGCTACTGCATCTGCTGTCTTCGTTAATTGCCCTTCAATTTCACGCATAAGGTGAGAGAAGTTTTGCACTTTAGGGGATAGTTCATCAAACTGAGCTTGAAATTGCGTAAATGCTTTACCTTCCCACTGACTTTGCAAATCAGATTGCAGGATTGTTAGATCCTTTAAGATTTGATCAATTTGGTCCCCACTACGTCCGTAGCGTTTTGCTTTGTCCGCTAATTCAGCTGGACTCATACGAATTTGTCCTGACATGTTTCCCCATCTCCT
This DNA window, taken from Sporosarcina sp. 6E9, encodes the following:
- a CDS encoding WXG100 family type VII secretion target; amino-acid sequence: MSGQIRMSPAELADKAKRYGRSGDQIDQILKDLTILQSDLQSQWEGKAFTQFQAQFDELSPKVQNFSHLMREIEGQLTKTADAVARQDEELSRNFGLR
- the esaA gene encoding type VII secretion protein EsaA, which gives rise to MKRIERKVLLFLVMVLVLSGGITYLALHQSTAGKADNEVLKMTVAIVNEDQGATFDGEAVDFGREFIKSIESDPTHDWYVVSRGVAENGFGNNAYNMMIVIPKDFSEKALSIEDEFPEKINLNYKINATGNKDVVAEAEKTAGAILGDFNRRIIDVYFASVIGNLQDAQKNIGTIVEKEAVYTSTYKKAVHSPLMQYTSQFENIQDNTQVSKDSFDGLKEILLAFEDALQDDVNSNEDYLTVFNDLSNMHELNTVSLKDFSNQLHSLDSGMHNHELLQQLQNLELANKAIYDQFQKRNEESGKATILSEASAIQQYFKATNEKLSGFNADLKETLESELDKKVAGRLKTAFADSFDGKDINLTNLFQQPDNNLHETLRRQIAKLPTLTPKDLEGLGLSETSLTQLNNVIAVTNKYNKEFVETPVQPKNSVPLANQIQEIKKHLMEKGVVVTDSVQIPATKKWGQEFTLAIPDAYEVAGVFLTLPGKSERNYTRTYQKYKRIRLQATSADKFAVRVVLKLKGDAGSDIDVFQPVTWSWKLHQMDTGELDLPEPEPEPEPEPEPDPEDPVEPGDPIKPEEPVTPAPDSTEETAGTENNDEGQIEENIVPENKDTDESIGTDSADQEVLTETEEPAVPLVPLVPATPIKPEPVTIKDNYITHKVLSPLTDDATKKVIGATANTVREYQKTLMLYGVYFGLDMESPKLIQDLAENSLEKLAANKDASLYYLFNKKDIVELLTDYVVGNIKGHITAQVREQVEGLQSGINAYSALVADADRNSQEMTAILNDTTEQAHVMNGALEKTLGELMEWREASIALLEEQEAIASNKNEEQATLISLDGQFSSLLSGSQSLAEQAKGNLQSADGVYQTFDTIDNQAKLIQESGATLVTEADTLATNMTDKLIENQSFADNFAGVLENSRIGDRPNENLYSFLSNPVESKNAGVISTGNSLPPYFLVLICFIVSLFTAYAISTNDRKRMQKDSFEGENTLVGGNMPITLITASIGLVEGLVIGIVSGNLLNIASDKFLLWVAIVVLAMLAMLLVATYLLRQLKMVGMFLLLIVLSLYLFSTEALGSDFNKLSLASTIRKYSPLQYIESLFTGLTEYQGIIFILIALAVLALVANLFVVRFAKKEGIIDEGVAEGL
- the essC gene encoding type VII secretion protein EssC, whose protein sequence is MAQHILMLNYKKELHKIQLPSGESKSVTVGGNWSDTVTFLGMETQLSIKWDGESCFLGEELLKPNDQVTKDVSSYDMNFYLLEANEWAIYDIASTYNLTFGPNDYDEVKIQNSTVDFLFSRTQLEEAYELKVFSGRVYHNHSLVIGSVMLEPGDQLYVDGVLIQIGSDDIQFLAGENHVTTKLARLMEKANEFGEDYPDFHRSPRIIYREPEEKIAIAKPSSKPSKPSEQLGRMIVPPLVMIAAMILVSFFRANGIFILVMLSMTVVTVIYSIMAYVKSLKQYRIDTKERDVKYREYIKTKTKELYSASEEQRHALNYHYPKIEKIRDMALSVHARTYEKTMFHHDFLTYRVGLGQIDSSFELDFSDEEFTLEKDELVDAARDLRSQYLRLVDVPIVTDLVNGPVGYIGQRGLVLEQLQLLVMQTALFHSYHDLQFITIFPEEEKAEWDWMRWLPHASIQATNVRGFVYHERSRDQVLNSFYQILKERKQGIDEKGNKNEKMYFSPHYVVLITDEKMILDHIVMEFFNEDPTELGVSLVFVQEVMQSLPEHVKTVIDIRDAKNGNIILEQAELVNRNFTLDHFPTGFNKEDVSRALAPLNHLQSLKNSIPESVTFLEMYGVEKVEELGLAVRWARNETYKSLAVPLGLRGKNDLVNLNLHEKAHGPHGLVAGTTGSGKSEIIQSYIISLAVNFHPYEVGFLLIDYKGGGMANLFKDLPHLMGTITNLDGAQSMRALASIKAELQKRQRLFGEHDVNHINQYQKLFKQGEASEPMPHLFLISDEFAELKSEQPDFMKELVSTARIGRSLGIHLILATQKPSGVVDDQIWSNSKFKLALKVQDASDSNEILKTPDAAEITLPGRAYLQVGNNEIYELFQSAWSGADYIPEKEDQELVDTTVYAINDLGQYDILSEDLSGFGNKKEIEMIPTELDAVIDYIDQYTTAQKIEQLPKPWLPPLEEKIFLPDLHEVSYVTAWYEEKKPLDATIGLLDIPEMQAQEPLSINFSKDGHLAVFASPGFGKSTFLQSITMDLARQHSPERLHIYLIDLGTNGLLPLKDLPHVADTIMVDEEVKLRKLIRRLGKDLKERKQKLSQYGVANIHMYERASGEEVPTILLIIDTIDSARDASFNEEFEQITAQIAREGGSVGIHLSISAGRQNAMRLPLLSNIKNQISLYMIDETEPRSIVGRTSLTIEEVPGRGLVKIEQPTVFQTALPVKGEETLEIIEEIQRESREMVSAWKGKLPLPIPMVPEIISFTEFMEKQKTKAMIASGGIPFAVDMEDVEPVELSVVKDQTTLILGDLLDTVENTFVTLIGSIASNELIDIGLIDNASTRFGAFKENVDLYAKDSGEIDVFLERLQNLFETREDAFREVQAATDGHATINDFLKEVRPMITFITDVSFVIDEVSLTSQETLAKLIEGGARMGIYFVIGAAHGAIDRLYDDISTVLKKQKVGVLIGRIADQNILEVMNRSYKEKHLEPYEAYYIKHGNAEEIKIVAPF
- the essB gene encoding type VII secretion protein EssB, whose translation is MNEKTIELESMTYQFEIEKDIWKLRLAKSQTSIKDFRQLALMTERTDFFVPAAVEEEQDSYVFSYTVNEKLKKWADIEKLGRNDKLRALCNVGRFQECLPTRTTFFLHPENLVFNDNLIPSIIYRGIRDLVPPYTNDSSKFLHQYKCLAIALFSKKYTFDELYNGSISNAIETEFERKVVGIADVSALIRFLEENYEIEQKTTEQTMQLVPKKQFRLFKQLSIMMIALSLILTAPLAYFSFVKMPYQNKLLAAHHDFLASDYGKVISDLEGQKAEKLPNSTKYILAYSYIDVEDLNDAEKSVIMKNISLKSDSNYLLYWIYNGRGKLEESMDLAKYMDDPVLIIYGLFKQTEQVNSNPNITGSEREEQVKALKEQRENYQEQYNLKPEENLANPESDYEPGDVEEETEPDKPESDDIDKTDE
- a CDS encoding EsaB/YukD family protein, producing the protein MPNDTHINVTVDFGNWGEPEYDLRIPVHQPIKQLLMNLVDTLKLDPAKASLCAIKIPTKNLLLTDDDRLLDYQVTDGDILIVL
- the essA gene encoding type VII secretion protein EssA → MRELLKDCSMFVVLLVGFFVMLPISSPAEEPSSPSGKLRFQTERIGKDGKSKSQVDKMTELEKSLPHLFSEETQTVIEERQKELDQEADDLRQMIFATEQEPDISTQEIMKTLFASDYTVPKASVANGDLHESDSGIMGNTLFSSLIGMVVLLCGGIFAVMRKMVE